A genomic segment from Leopardus geoffroyi isolate Oge1 chromosome A2, O.geoffroyi_Oge1_pat1.0, whole genome shotgun sequence encodes:
- the TDGF1 gene encoding teratocarcinoma-derived growth factor 1, which translates to MDRRSMERLSCSVILIVAISKAFEPEFAAAAGLGHPRELARPPQGDPAWRDNGLRSLEEPAIRHRSLQLVPSLGIQDSKELNRTCCLNGGTCMLGSFCACPPSFYGRNCEHDSRKENCESVPHGAWLPRRCSMCKCWHGQLHCFPQTFLPGCDGHVMDEHFLVSRTPELAPSSGITFSLAGICLAIQSYC; encoded by the exons ATGGACCGCAGAAGCATGGAGCGCCTCTCTTGCAG TGTGATTTTGATCGTGGCCATTTCCAAAGCGTTTGAACCGGAATTCGCCGCCGCAGCCG GGTTGGGCCACCCCCGTGAACTTGCACGTCCCCCTCAGGGAGACCCCGCCTGGAGAGATAACGGCCTTCGGTCCCTGGAGGAGCCTGCAATTCGTCATCGATCCTTGCAGTTGGTGCCGTCCCTAGGAATCCAGGACA GTAAGGAGCTGAACAGAACCTGCTGTCTGAACGGGGGAACCTGCATGCTGGGGTCCTTCTGTGCCTGCCCCCCCTCCTTCTATGGCCGGAACTGTGAGCACGATTCACGCAAAGA GAACTGTGAGTCTGTACCCCATGGCGCCTGGCTGCCCAGGCGATGTTCCATGTGTAAGTGTTGGCACGGCCAGCTTCACTGCTTTCCTCAGACATTTCTACCCGGGTGTG ATGGCCACGTGATGGATGAGCACTTCCTGGTTTCCAGGACTCCAGAATTAGCACCGTCTTCAGGCATCACTTTCTCTCTAGCTGGCATCTGCCTTGCTATACAAAGTTACTGTTAA